The Esox lucius isolate fEsoLuc1 chromosome 20, fEsoLuc1.pri, whole genome shotgun sequence region gtaagcctatggtgtcatgagtgttttcaagtaccccctctggagaggccaagtacccccaggggtccgaGTAACGCTGGTTGGAAACCACTGCAATACAGATATGAACTCTACATACGAATGCCATTAAAGAGAGAATTAAAACAACTGTCCTGTTTGTGGGATTATGTAAGATAGatagattatttaaaaaaacctAGGGAACAGCAAGAAATAATACACACGTTTTATCTGTGTGGAACagaaatgtgtgcgtgtgtgtttgaatttTGGTTACTTTTAGGTTAAGGCATTACATGTTATGGTTTGGTGTTACGGCTAGGTTAGATATAAGCATGAAGGTTATGTTATTGTGGTTACAGGTATGTTATAGTAAAAATGAGGATTAGGTTTAACTTCAGAACTAGTGGACAGGGAACATAGATCTTGGTGTTTCCAGTCCCAAagggatagaaaaacaaatgtgcatgTCTGTGATTGGGCATGTGAATTATGGGAGGTCATAGGTGGAGCGTTGTGAGAGTTATGGTTAGATTCAGGCAGAGATTACATTTGAATTTAATCTGCTGTTCAGGATTACAGCCCATTAATCAAAAACTGAATGAAGCAAACAGTGTTAGTATAATCAGAAGCGACTGACCAAGTCACATATTATTTGTGGTGCTGTCACTGCTGGTGATCTGAGTTTGTTGTTAATCTTTAGCATGAATGCGTGTGTCAATGACATTATGTGAAATGATTAGTCAAATGTAATCAAGTATGTTGCCCATGTTGTGAATGGTTGCTGTTCTACTGAGGATCTTCCAAGATTGACATAGTCATTCCAAGGACCATGTCTAAAAATCCAAGGATTTCTAAACATGGCTGACTTATCAACACGATAGCCACTCACACTCTGGTGAGTCAGTATCTTACCCCTCAGCGCACTTTCACAAGTATTTTTGTTAGTTTGTTGTTGCTGGTCATGTGTTCTCTGTTGTCCTGAATATATCCGATGTTGTTGCGGTGGGCAGGAGCTCATTCTGGAAGTGGGCTGCTCATTTATTAACCGCTTCATGTAGCAGGCCTTTGGTGAGACGTTGCTTAAGAATCAGCCCCTTGTGTTGCCCCTCAACAGACAAAATTGTGGTATAATATGCAGTAATCAGTGCGAtgttcacagatgttcaaatcTCAACGGCAAAGCTGCCAGGGCGGTACTGGTTCTTGTCAGCTGTCATAGGCAGCCCTGTGGTACATGGAAGGAGATGTCATCTGTACCACTAGGTATCCTTACATACAATGaaattacataaatatattttaaatccttcttgaattgtacatttgatttgTAGGCTCAGATGAAGTATTTCaaatgggtttgtgtgtgtatgtatgcgtgtgtttaGCTGTGTCTGGCCATGCAAGGCAAGGCAGTGTTAGCATTTTCCCTTCATCTCGATGGCATTATCACAGCATGTGTCTGAACAACAGAGGAAATGCTCGGCAGTACTGAAATACCAATAAAAGAACCTCAGTCTGTTCCACAGCATAATTAGAGACCAGAGAACACTAAGAACAATTAAAATACCCCCTTCGCTACTCCCTCATCATCATCTCATATCCTCATCCTCAGCTCCTCAACTCTTTCACAGTGGCTCTGTTCAAACCCAGAGTGTAACAGcaagatgtttttttggggtACTGTAAACAATTAAATATGTACATATGTTGCTGCATAAATAATGCTAAGATAATTCAACAGAAAAGACTAAGCAGCTCCCTAGCTCAAGTAAAGATCAGAGGAAGTATGAGGGCAGCACACTGAGCAAGCATTCACCTTCTTTTCGTTGCTATGTTTTCTCTCCAGCTCATGAGCCAAGTTTGGGTGGTGTAAACAAAAGCCCAAAAGAAGTACAGCTGATACAAACAGAATTGCTAATATTAGCTAAAATGTTGTGTTACAGCTAAAACAACGCTATAGAAGACTGTTTCCATatttacgtatgtgtgtgtgtgtgtttgtatctgtctgtctgtctccagagGTGTCAACTAGATTTAAATACATGTAGTGTTTACATAAGTTATTCTAAACCTTTAAACCTTAGTTTTATCATAATTTTgttccccaaaatgtttttgtatagtgttatttttgatagtttgtgttatctttttatttatatattataattactgttacttttttcacttttaacttcactgtcgggagtaggaaaaccaagcatttcattgtcataacttgttattgcaaatgacaaataaaccttttgaacaaAATTTCTGTCAGCTGTATTTTGAGGACATTCCATCAATACATTATCTGAACGTAATACATTTCTATCACTTCACACATGGTTTTTAATCAGTCACTGTAAATGATTCACCAGTGGAGAAGGACGTTCAGGGACCATCTAGCTCATATAAACATCCTGTTGTATACATCCACTCTGCTACATACACCTTTGGACTTGGATCTGGCACATGCCAAGCAGAGAAGCAATTCATAAATGCACTCATTTTAATACTTACATTCCTTTTAATCGTTTACCCAGATTTGAGCAGAGATGCTCTaatagccttttttttttgctttagatTACAGGGGAAAAACTGCTTGAAAAATGCTAAATTCTCCATATTCCCACTCAGCACCACCCCTAGCCATTGGTATGTACCTTGTGCCGCCACCGCCCATCCATAACTTTGGGGGGTACATGACACCCCTGCATTTCTGTCGCATACATGCAAGCATTTTGGCTTGTGTGTCACCCTTCATATGTTGTTTCCCAGGGTCCTGACACTGTTTTAATCAGATTAGCAGTGGATgggtatatgtacagtatacttTATGTGAGATTAAGTATCCTGGTTTACTTATGTTTTAATCTGGCCTGCTGATTCACCACTGTCTCCATGAGCAACAGAGACCGAGAGAAAGTGAGTTGGTGTTAGTGAACCCACTTGAGCTGAAACTctcagtgtatttgtgtgttcgTCAGTGTGCATCATTCAGGATGGCACCACTGTCACCATCCTCAGTTAAGACCTTCCTCGCACCTAAACACTGTGAAACCCACCCTGAGAGGGACTTTCCTACATAACAACAAGCTGACGTCACCTAGCCCAGGACCACCGTcatagagaggtagagagggaaagagcTGGCAATGCCCAACACGCCCCACTACATCTGCAGGCTATAGCAATCACAGAGCGAGATGGAGAAATACACGGTCCTCCACCAATATTGGCTCCCTTGGTGTAGACAAAACATTGCTGTTTATTACCTTGTTCTTAATCAAAATATAAGTGACACcttttatttatgtaaaaaCTGTTAAATGGAGAATTTCTTTTTtagtgaataaatatttttttcttaaaaaacaCGATTATTAGCATCCGAGCATTTGGTGCTCTAGAGAATGTGGTGCTCTAGAGAATGTGCTGCTCTAGAGAATGTGCTGCGCTAGAGTCTTCGGTGCTTAtggactctcctcttcagaCCGCCCCACAAATGGAGTTTATGTCAGGGGACTTGGATGGCCATAgcaaaagcttgattctgtggtcagtgaggCATTTGTGTGTGGATCGAGAGGAATTCACTGGATCATTCTCCTGCAGTAAGATCCAGCAATGACTCACATGTATCCCTGAGGTGGTGCCCAAACATCTCCTGGTACTTGACAGAGTCCATGGTACCATGTATCGTAACATGGCCTTTGAGAGAAAAACAGCCCTGGAATGTCACATATCCATCATCATACATTAAAATGGGGAGTAAACAGATGATCcctgtttttgcaccaaacccACATCTGGTGTTTGTGGAGGAAAGGCTCTagttttgtttcatctgaccatggAACCCTGTCGCACTCAAAGTTCCAGTGATGTTTAGCAAACTCCAGGCACTGATGTTTACGTCTTCATGAGAGTACAGGCTTTGTTCTGGCAAGATATCCAAATAGCTTGTTGATATGAAGGTGGCATCTAAATGCAGTTTTGGAGACTGAACCTGAGATTCAACTAACTTCTGCAATTCCCCAAATGTGATCCAGAGGAGAATTCCTGAGCTCTTCATAGTCACTGTGCAAGGGGCCACAATACGCTTAGGTCCTCTTTCAGGCAATTTCATGACTGCTCTCATGTCGTTCCAAATCTCCACCCACATTCGCCAAAAGTCTGGTGGAGACTTGCTTAAGATGTGGCCTTTGTAGTTTATACGAAAACCCACATAAATTGgtgtcttgaaagcaggggcGTAGGTTTGATTCCtaatgtgagggggacaaacactggcgtagcgtggtgacgccgggccggggtgcaagctgtccttacataGTTATTATAATTGTTATGCCGCTTAATTGTTATGctggttcaaataacgatgtttttaaaacattaaataaaaaaacaagcatgcagcctgtcataattattttgcgcacaaattatttttcaattgaagtaatacaaaagtaatcataatgtttttcaaaagtatctgtaatatgatgaaaatattttagttggtaacgtaacagattacagttactggttttttgtaatccgttacaaaAAACTCTGCTGGTGTCATACGGTGCTAGCTGTGAGTGAGGTGAATCTTGTGTAATGTAGACTGTTTGCAAGCTAGCGAAATAAAGTTAGCTGGCAAGCTAATATATATTTAGCAACTAACAATATCATTCATATATAACGTAAGCATAACTACACCTTGCCGGTTTTAGAAAAACACTCTGATAAGATAAATATTTACCTCATTCATACATTACGGGAGGTAATTAGCAAGAGGTAATGGCAGCTAGGTTATCAAACTTTCATGAGCCAGAGATCGCAGTTGCTAATTGTAACCCTAGCCTCTATTTTACTACCATAACCAGACATATCCAGCAACTACAGCACCTCaagcaaaatgtcattttcaaaaagtgggggggacatgtcccacacaggtataatgaaacctacgccCCTGCTTGAAAGCCATTGGCTTAATTGGCAAACTTAAACAACCAGTCTCCCACTACACCCTCCCCCAATGTGTTTTGTACACCGGTTTATATTTCCTGTATGGTTGTTGGATTTACTTTTAAAAACTATGGACATTTTAGATGTTTCTGATGCGGTACTGTCACAAGTGTTGCAAACAGCAATACAGTACACACAGCATTTTGTTTGAGCGTGCATGTCTACAAATTTAGTAGGAAGCTAATGACTTTTAACAAGGGATAATTACAGTTTTGTGTTAATTACAATGACAATACCCTGACAATGTTATAGTGTTAAATATTAAGTAGAATCCCTTCATTATATTTGTCATAAAAATTACTGAGACTGATGGCTCTGTTATCATTTGCTGGGTGATtctcacacattttatttttaaaaagatcTTGGGATTTTTTGGactttcaaatgttattttgaagtAAAAATAATGACTAACATAATTATAAATGTCAATTTTGAAaactatatttaatatttattaagtttttttattgcaatttacacaacaactaatgaaaatcattACTGCAAGGACactaaatattaagttaaggagaaaaataaaatgagatATGGAGATAAGTTGGATTTCAAGTGGTTATTGTAGTTACTAGTGCTAATCATAATAACTTGTCCCTTTTAGAATTTTCATTTCACTTCACTTTACTagtcattttaaacaaaaatattattattttagaaaCTACTAATCCCTAATCAGAATGAAGAGATCAAAAAATGTAGTTTCACaaggattttttatttattttatttttggagtAAGTACTAGTGTCTATTATGAAATAAGTACTACTAGCTATTGAATAAGTCATTGCTTGTGGTATGATTCTTGCTTAGGATGAATTACATTCTAGGATAAAACCCTAGGGACAAACCCTTTTCAGCCATTTTCTGGAAGATCTTGTCTATAGTTACATTAATCCATCATTTGATGGGTTCTAAAGAATGTGTAAGTGAAGGAATATTTAATAATGACTTTCTAAGGCAGGCTTATGGGAACCAGGGTTCTCAAATCAACAGCTGTCAGCTAAATAGCCGCTAACATGATCATTTCCAGCCAGCTACTTTTCCATCATAGAATGAACGATAAGCATCGTCTAGTAGACCATGTACACATCTATTAGTCACAAAGCAAGCAATCATTGTACGCAGTACGTCATACACAGGGGAACACTATGTCCTACTCACACCAAGCCTGAATGCCACCACTTTGACCATGTTGTGAATTTTTTGCAGACTTTTTTCTATATGAAAGGTGCCCAAAAGGAATGAAAGCAACCAAGTCGGTACATTTCCAAAGGATCATTACCATAAAATATTGGCTATGACTCAGTATAAATGGAGCACTAATGTGACTGTTATATTTTTTATCACTATGCACAGGATTCTCACTTTGTGAATGAAACATACATCTTCACAGAGACGATGCACATACAAGCCTTTGGATATTCCTGAAAAAtcttacatatatttacatactcTTACATGCATGATATATTAAAGCCCAGGAGTGCTTGATAATTATTAAACCAACAAGTTATATAATACCTGCTATTAGCAAGTGGAATGTTAGCCAGTGCTACATATTAGCTGAGTCAATCAACAAACTGGCACAACTTTGGGACCTGCATTACATATTCgttgtttgatttcaaaaggcTTAACTACAAAAGTTAATATAAAACTGTGTAATAATACGTTTCATTAATGCCCAGAATGGAAGTACTAGTTATTTAGCTAATGCCTCATTAGCCATCAGTACAAGTAGAAACATTTACATGCCAAAATCAACGTGCATCATTAATAATGTTTGCATTGGCGTAGCTTGATCAATTCAATTCCACTATGTGGAACACACTCTCCATCATTTGTTAATCTTCTCATTTGTCAATCTAGGCACAATCTAATGTCAATTTGATAAAATGTGTCCTTATGTATTCCTCCAACAGTTCTGGGTTGCTGTAAATTTTCCCTCTATGCTTTGCCTCCttggctttttaaaaaaaaaaatacttttaagggtttaatggtctgtctgtctttctttgttaACTACATTTTTCTCACCATTATGATAGCAATATACTACTTCTTGCAGTACAATACTGTCTGAATAATGCTAAAGAGGGTGttgtaagtaatcaacaaaaTTTGGGACACCTGTAGGATTTGTTAGCATCACCTTTCATGGCttaatttacttccattgctgcAGAACAGCTGTAAGTTGTTCACCTATTACTTGTTCCCTGAGAAATGCCTTTTTATAGTTCTGAAATATACATTCTTTCTCAGTTTTTGGTACCCTAAACCTTTTTTTAACTGATTACCTTTGAACCActtcaggttattcactggacttgaactgtttaaatttcaataaaaactggagAAATggggtgttctaaaactttttgggtgtatataaatatatatgcataAGTGCCAATAATCAtaacacacaaaatatatgttgttttattaagAATAATATTTCCTTTCAACAAATTTTCCTGATTTacattttgagtgtaagatccAACTGATATACAACAACGACATTTTCTCATAACCAAGCATGCCAGTACTCCTGGAGGCCATTCTATGTGGTGGATTTAATCCTAAAACTGGTGTAAATGTGAGTCCTGTAGTTTCTCAGAGTTCATGAATAGAGTGGATGGGGGAGCCTGTCCGCACGTTATAGTTGATCTCGCTAGAATTACAGGAGTCGGAGTCCCCAGAGGAGGGAATAGGGGAGGGGGGGTCGTGGTAGCGTATGACTCTGGTCAGCAGGGCTGGCCCCTCCCTACCTACCACCTCTCCCACCTGCCTCCATCGCTGTCCTTCATTGGGCAGCAGGGTTCTCAGCTCCCCCTCAGAGACAATTTCCAGATCAGAGCCCCCCTGTCTAGGCACTCTGGGAGGCACAGGGGGTGGGCATTCCTCAGGGAGAGGCaaatgtctgtctgagtgttCTCTCTGGTTCCCCAGCTCGACATCATCACGATCACATTTCTTGCGGCACTGTTCCCGCATCTTCTTCCTTTTGCGTTTCCCCTGCTCCTTAAGTTTGTCGAGGCTCTCAAGCTTTCGGCTCTCACGGTCCCGGTTCTCAAAAAGTAATGTTCCGGCGCAGATGAAAATGAACAGGCCGAGGCCCATGATGACAGGGCCGAGCAGTTTCATTCGGTCACTGTGGGAGCTCACGCGACCACCGACGGGGTTTGAGGTGGAGCTAGCATACCCGGCTATGGCCACCACCATTCCCACCATCACAACGACAGCACCCACCATCAGCCACGCCCCAGGAGGAGAGCGGAGACGGAGTTTGACCTTGCGCTTGTCCTCCTCTTGCTTTAGGAAGCAGTTTGGGCATGGCCGTCTGGTTTGTGGGTAAGCTGTTTCAGGTTCTTGGGAGGAGTCAGTGCTGCAGGCGGAGTTGAGGTCTCCAGTGGACCCTGCTGCTGTCATCCTCTAcccagagagggaaggagagagaccgTGGGAAAGACTGAGGTGAGAGATGGGTGAGGAGAGAAAATGGTTCagtcagaaaaagagagagaaaaatagaggagCGAAAGGGTGGGGTGGAGATTGTTGAGAATTGACTTTGCTTTGTAAACAACAGGAAATGACAGACTTGATAAGAGTCCCAGACGTTCCCCTCTCCAGTCCAGCTCCTTCTAAACTCCCTCAACCTTAAACTGTAGCCTAAACAATCAAGCAAATGAAggcaaataaattataaatatatatatatatcagtaaGGTTTGCAATTCTGAGTTCTGTATCTTTTAATGGATCCCAGTCACATTTCCAGATGTGACTCCAAGGCTACACACAACAGTTACATAAACTGTAGGCACCGTTATACGTgctacaaaatgtataaaacatcagTCAAGAGCGTTCAACAAATGTCAACTTGCGGTGAATGTAGGCAAGTCTACTTGTGACGGAATTCCGTTGGTTTAATTCCAGTTAGGATGTAGGATAACCGTGGTCTTGTAGTTCGTGGCCATCTGCCACTAGACTTTTTGACAGGATCATGTACATGTTTAAGCAACGTTATGAACACTATACCAGTATAATTTTATTATGATTAAGAAACGTGATGACTAAATAGCATTTAATAATGTAGGTTATCTACTCTGCTCCGATTTTTTGCAGTCCC contains the following coding sequences:
- the LOC105018929 gene encoding uncharacterized protein LOC105018929, coding for MTAAGSTGDLNSACSTDSSQEPETAYPQTRRPCPNCFLKQEEDKRKVKLRLRSPPGAWLMVGAVVVMVGMVVAIAGYASSTSNPVGGRVSSHSDRMKLLGPVIMGLGLFIFICAGTLLFENRDRESRKLESLDKLKEQGKRKRKKMREQCRKKCDRDDVELGNQREHSDRHLPLPEECPPPVPPRVPRQGGSDLEIVSEGELRTLLPNEGQRWRQVGEVVGREGPALLTRVIRYHDPPSPIPSSGDSDSCNSSEINYNVRTGSPIHSIHEL